The DNA sequence CCATATAGACGTAAAGGCAGGGAGGATCGCCGTTAAGGGACGGTATCTGATCGCTAGCTGTAAAGACGGGATAAAGATAATTGACGTCATGGACGTGAAAAATCCCAAGGTGATCTCAACTCTTCAACTGAAGGATAGACGAAGGTGGCGAGGAGGGATATGGAGGTTGAAGGTCATCGACGATGCCCTACTGGCGGCTGATGCCAAAGGGTTTACGGTCATAGATCTGTCCGCTCCTCGTAACCCCAAGATCGTGGCGGAGTTCGACGCGCCGCTTTTCGGTTGGGACTTCTATCTGGACGGCGATACCGTCTACTTCACCGACGCGGGCGATCTCTTCATCTTCAAGATACCGTTTGAACGGATCATAGACGTATCACCCAAGGGAAATCTCCTCACCGGATATGGGACGATCAAGAACATGGGAACCGCCGACCTTGCTGATCGGCCGATGAGAACGGCCCTGCTTCAGAACTTCCCCAACCCGTTCAACTCTGAAACCTGGATACCCTATCAGATCTCAAGGGAGACCGACGTGCTGATCCGAATCTACGACGTAAAGGGCAGGCTGGTGAGGACGTTTGATCTGGGGCGCAAACGAGCGGGGTATTACACCAGCAGGGAGGAGGCCGCATATTGGGACGGAAGGGATGAACATGGGGAGGAGGTAGCCTCCGGGGTCTACTTTTACACCCTCAGCGCCGGGGGATTCTCGGAGACCAGGAGGATGGTGATCAGAAGATGATCGGCGAAGCTTGCGAAAAATATTTTCATATATTATCACCAAAATATGAAGAAAATTTGACACATTCCGAGCCCAAAGGTATAATTAAAGGTCGAGTGTCTTGCCCCGTGAACGCGGCGTTGCCCCCTGAAACTTTTCGTCGAGGAGGAAGAAAAGCATGAAAGCTATCCTAGCCAAGGATGCCTATCGATGGGTGCTCGCCGATGTGCCCGATCCACCTCCGCCAGGGCCGGGCGAGGTTTTGGTCGAGGTGAGGGTCTGCGGCATCTGCGGCAGCGATCTCCACGATTATAAGGGGAAACCATCGAAGGATCGCATCCCCGGTCATGAGCTCGCCGGCGTCGTGCTTGAGGTCGGCGAAGGTGTGAAAAACGTCAAAGTCGGCGACCGTGTGGTTTTGAACCCAGTCTTAGATTGCGGCGAATGTCGCTGGTGCGTTTCAGGTCAACCCAACCTCTGTCCGCAGTTCAAGGGGGTTATCGGTTGCCAATACGACGGCGGCTTTGCAGAGAAGGTCAGGGTGCCTGCCAAAAACCTGCTCCTCATGCCTCAAAACGTCGACTTCCGTACCGCCACCCTTTGCGACCCGGTTGCCGTCATGCTCAACGGCCTGGATCTGATAGACCTTTCGGGCGTGGAGAGGGTCGCTGTATTCGGCCTTGGAGCTCTGGGGATGAGCGCCGCTATCTCTTTGACGAGATCGGGCTATGAGGTTTATGCGGTGGACATCAGGGAGTTCAAACTTCAACTGGCGAGGGAAATAGGACTGGAAAAGGTCGTCGACGGAAAAGGGGATGTGATCAAAGCCATCGGCGGCGGACTCGATTTGTGCATCGACGCCGTCGGAAGCGGCGAGGTGGTCAACCTCTCCCTCCGTCTCCTCCGTAAAGGCGGGACGCTGCTCGCCCTCGGCATAGCCGAGAAGCCAGTTCAGTTCTCGTGGAACGGGATCGTGTTCGGACAGATACGCATCCAAGGGGTATTCGCCCACACCCGAACCACTTTCCGTAAAGCTCTCCGTATGTTCGCCT is a window from the Candidatus Poribacteria bacterium genome containing:
- a CDS encoding alcohol dehydrogenase catalytic domain-containing protein: MKAILAKDAYRWVLADVPDPPPPGPGEVLVEVRVCGICGSDLHDYKGKPSKDRIPGHELAGVVLEVGEGVKNVKVGDRVVLNPVLDCGECRWCVSGQPNLCPQFKGVIGCQYDGGFAEKVRVPAKNLLLMPQNVDFRTATLCDPVAVMLNGLDLIDLSGVERVAVFGLGALGMSAAISLTRSGYEVYAVDIREFKLQLAREIGLEKVVDGKGDVIKAIGGGLDLCIDAVGSGEVVNLSLRLLRKGGTLLALGIAEKPVQFSWNGIVFGQIRIQGVFAHTRTTFRKALRMFASDERFQKLVTHCFKLDQFDQAIQTAMSGDAVKVVVEPS